A single region of the Bartonella harrusi genome encodes:
- the tilS gene encoding tRNA lysidine(34) synthetase TilS translates to MCVRLAGNLFKTSDFIQCQKVILAVSGGSDSLALLFLVKDHFKTLSSAPEIIAVTVDHQLRKESTREALTVAEICRAHRIKHRIVRWEGKKPKTHIASSARIARYNLLFKEAQKQGATLIMTGHTLNDQVETYQMRCQRLQKVTEERRQLAFSNMSGGDYMRASAGVLSAESFEGMRGRISSREVEEKSAQKMCLMAEKNDGLMYARGLSCIPREALLCREIRLIRPLLDVKRQTLRTYLHLKGKRWIDDPTNEDRNFERVRVRQSLQQKKLAEIVQKVHEAALKRRQQVKIVADLILALDIAVAYGRCVIAKPAPFLQQHPSFPFVVGLFAVLMGGGSYLLPAQKLRILAQKLCLDASEKQRFTLAGAVIESNRSGVVLWRESRNMKEEVVEPGKTFLWDGRYQITNHGGEPIKIGAAGLTQLKALLQKSALDLENPHFPSLQSLLMFSNDKGYDIPELTSQTHSSSNVHIKRIMAPFDWLLSREDAALVNVVEPFFNIEVKR, encoded by the coding sequence GTGTGCGTTAGACTCGCAGGAAATCTCTTTAAAACATCGGATTTTATCCAGTGTCAAAAGGTGATTCTTGCTGTCTCAGGAGGGAGCGATTCTCTGGCTTTGCTGTTTTTAGTCAAAGACCATTTTAAAACGCTCTCTTCTGCTCCGGAAATCATTGCTGTTACCGTTGATCATCAATTACGCAAAGAATCAACCCGTGAAGCTTTAACCGTTGCAGAAATTTGTCGTGCCCATCGCATTAAACATCGTATTGTGCGGTGGGAGGGAAAAAAACCAAAGACTCATATCGCTTCAAGTGCGCGTATTGCGCGTTATAACCTGCTCTTTAAAGAAGCGCAAAAACAGGGTGCAACCCTTATTATGACAGGGCATACCCTCAATGATCAGGTTGAAACCTATCAAATGCGTTGCCAACGTCTCCAGAAGGTTACAGAGGAGAGGCGGCAACTTGCTTTTTCCAATATGTCGGGTGGCGATTATATGAGAGCATCTGCCGGTGTTTTATCCGCTGAATCCTTTGAAGGTATGCGTGGTCGAATCTCTTCTAGAGAGGTTGAAGAAAAGAGTGCGCAAAAAATGTGTCTTATGGCTGAAAAAAACGATGGGTTGATGTATGCGCGGGGGTTATCTTGTATTCCACGTGAGGCATTGCTTTGTCGAGAAATACGCTTGATTCGTCCGCTCCTTGATGTTAAGCGGCAAACATTGCGTACTTATTTGCACCTAAAGGGCAAAAGGTGGATTGATGATCCAACCAATGAAGATCGCAATTTTGAACGCGTGCGTGTGCGTCAATCCCTTCAGCAAAAAAAACTTGCCGAGATTGTACAAAAGGTTCATGAAGCCGCATTAAAACGTCGTCAACAGGTAAAAATTGTTGCTGATCTCATTTTGGCTCTGGATATTGCTGTTGCCTATGGACGTTGTGTTATTGCAAAACCCGCGCCATTCTTACAACAACATCCAAGTTTTCCCTTTGTCGTTGGGTTGTTTGCTGTATTGATGGGCGGGGGATCATATTTACTTCCTGCTCAAAAATTGAGGATTCTTGCTCAAAAGCTCTGTCTCGACGCCTCAGAAAAGCAACGCTTTACTCTCGCTGGAGCTGTCATTGAATCAAATAGGAGCGGAGTTGTTCTTTGGCGCGAATCTCGCAATATGAAAGAGGAGGTTGTTGAGCCTGGAAAAACGTTTCTATGGGATGGGCGCTATCAGATCACCAATCATGGAGGAGAGCCCATCAAGATTGGTGCCGCAGGTTTGACGCAGCTAAAAGCGCTTTTGCAAAAAAGCGCTCTTGATCTTGAAAATCCCCATTTCCCCTCTTTACAATCATTGTTAATGTTTTCAAATGACAAAGGATATGATATTCCAGAGTTAACTTCTCAAACGCATTCTTCTTCAAATGTTCATATCAAGCGGATTATGGCACCCTTCGATTGGCTTTTATCACGTGAAGATGCCGCTCTGGTGAATGTTGTGGAGCCTTTTTTTAATATCGAGGTGAAAAGATAA